CCCGGCGAAACGGAAGAAGAGTTTCAAGCTGTTGTAGATTTTGCTAAGAAAATCCGCTTTGACCGCTTAGGAGCCTTTGCCTATTCCCAGGAGGAATCTACTCCGGCCGCCCAAAGGGAGGACCAGGTGCCTGAGGAAATTCGTCAACAGCGGCGTGATCAACTCATGGAGCTGCAGCACGATATCGCTTACCAGCAGCAGCAGAGATGGGTAGGGCAGACCCTAAAGGTTCTTATCGAAGAAGCCTTGCCGGATCAACGCTGGGTCGGCCGCAGTGAAGGGGATGCTCCGGAGATCGACGGTGTCGTCTATGTTGATTCACCTGGGGAACTTGAAATCGGGGACTTTGTACTGGTTAAGATTACCGGAGCAGATAGCTACGATTTAATGGGAGAGGTTGTGCAGTGAATTTACCCAATCAACTCACAATGGCGCGGATCATATTAATACCTATCTTTATGGCCTTGTTGCTCATCCAATTTCCTAAAGGTCAGCCGATTTTTCCTCATCAGGATTTTGTGGCGGCGATGATCTTCATCGTGGCAGCTGCAACGGATGGCTTGGATGGCTATATCGCCCGTAAAAGAGGCCAGGTTACAGTTCTGGGAAAATTTATGGACCCCCTGGCCGATAAACTTTTGGTTTCGGCAGCTTTAATTGCACTGGTGGACTTAGGGGATGTGCCGGCGTGGATTTGCTGGATTATTCTGGCCCGGGAGTTCGCAGTGACAGGGTTGAGAGCTATAGCCTCTGCTGATGGTACCGTGATCGCGGCCAGCAAACTGG
The window above is part of the Desulfitobacterium chlororespirans DSM 11544 genome. Proteins encoded here:
- the pgsA gene encoding CDP-diacylglycerol--glycerol-3-phosphate 3-phosphatidyltransferase; amino-acid sequence: MNLPNQLTMARIILIPIFMALLLIQFPKGQPIFPHQDFVAAMIFIVAAATDGLDGYIARKRGQVTVLGKFMDPLADKLLVSAALIALVDLGDVPAWICWIILAREFAVTGLRAIASADGTVIAASKLGKIKTVSQVLAISLILLHDWPLSLFNLYLGQPLLYVALFFTIVSGVDYLVKSKKLLKK